In one window of Hevea brasiliensis isolate MT/VB/25A 57/8 chromosome 10, ASM3005281v1, whole genome shotgun sequence DNA:
- the LOC110631496 gene encoding transcription factor MYB92-like, producing MGRSPCCDESGLKKGPWTPEEDQKLIKYIHKHGHGSWRALPKLAGLNRCGKSCRLRWTNYLRPDIKRGKFSQEEEQTILNLHSVLGNKWSAIASHLPGRTDNEIKNFWNTHLKKKLIQMGFDPMTHRPRTDIFSTLPHLIALANLKELIDHHSLEEHAVRLQAEAVQTAKFQYLQYLLQTQPQPSASVVTSSNNIASTTTSTFSDMETYNLLNSLVSIKDSPVSSSITQLDLSSTTSLPGLTDSIPFSHLPDLQIPCSYQTPLNKNTIDQANAPEFTVFSQGDNSPNSLWLFSSSSTPSPPSVAPPLVTHTTSSINTMGDTSSTTISSYGGEASTVWQDLLLEDPLFHEIA from the exons ATGGGAAGGTCTCCCTGTTGTGATGAGAGTGGTCTCAAGAAAGGTCCCTGGACCCCTGAAGAAGATCAAAAGCTTATCAAATACATCCACAAACATGGCCATGGCAGTTGGAGAGCCCTCCCCAAGCTTGCTG GTCTTAACAGATGTGGGAAGAGTTGCAGATTAAGATGGACTAACTATTTAAGGCCAGATATTAAGAGAGGAAAATTTTCCCAGGAAGAAGAACAAACAATTCTCAATCTCCATTCAGTTCTCGGCAACAA ATGGTCAGCAATTGCGAGCCACCTGCCTGGACGTACTGATAACGAAATCAAGAATTTCTGGAATACCCATCTCAAGAAAAAGCTTATCCAGATGGGTTTTGATCCTATGACTCACAGGCCTAGAACCGATATCTTCTCTACCTTGCCTCATCTTATAGCTCTGGCAAATCTTAAGGAGCTTATAGATCACCACTCATTGGAAGAACATGCAGTGAGACTACAAGCAGAAGCTGTCCAAACGGCTAAATTCCAATACTTGCAATATCTCCTTCAAACTCAACCTCAGCCTTCGGCTTCTGTTGTGACAAGCTCAAACAATATAGCCTCCACTACAACGAGCACTTTCAGTGATATGGAAACTTATAATCTTTTGAACTCACTCGTTTCAATTAAGGATAGTCCAGTTTCAAGTTCAATTACCCAGTTGGATTTATCATCAACGACCTCTCTTCCAGGTCTTACTGATTCTATCCCTTTCTCTCATTTACCTGACTTACAAATCCCTTGCAGCTATCAAACACCACTGAACAAGAACACAATTGATCAAGCTAATGCTCCTGAGTTTACAGTGTTCAGCCAAGGAGATAACTCTCCAAACTCTCTTTGGCTTTTTTCATCTTCATCAACTCCATCTCCTCCTTCGGTTGCTCCTCCGCTTGTTACACATACTACTTCTTCCATCAACACTATGGGGGATACTTCTAGCACTACTATATCCAGCTATGGAGGTGAAGCTTCTACAGTTTGGCAAGACCTTCTCCTTGAAGATCCTTTGTTTCATGAGATTGCTTAG